A genomic region of Chlorobaculum parvum NCIB 8327 contains the following coding sequences:
- the bluB gene encoding 5,6-dimethylbenzimidazole synthase produces MTISTSERDALYKVIYNRRDVRGQYLLDPVPDEVLRRVLDAAHHAPSVGFMQPWDFVVVRDFEVRKQIKDGFEQAHAEAARMFEGERREQYRSFKLEGILEAPVGICVTCDRSRSGEVVIGRTANPEMDLYSSVCAVQNLWLAARAENLGVGWVSIIHHDHVRRVLGIPEHIVPVAWLCIGYVSFFHETPELEQAGWLPRLALDDLLHQEQW; encoded by the coding sequence ATGACCATCAGCACTTCAGAGCGTGATGCGCTCTACAAAGTGATTTACAACCGCCGCGATGTGCGAGGTCAGTATCTGCTCGATCCGGTGCCGGACGAGGTGCTTCGCCGGGTGCTCGATGCGGCGCATCACGCGCCGAGCGTTGGCTTCATGCAGCCGTGGGACTTCGTCGTCGTGCGCGATTTCGAGGTGCGGAAGCAGATCAAGGACGGCTTCGAGCAGGCGCACGCTGAAGCTGCTCGTATGTTCGAGGGTGAACGGCGCGAGCAGTATCGCAGCTTCAAGCTCGAAGGGATTCTCGAAGCGCCGGTCGGCATCTGCGTCACCTGCGACCGCAGCCGCAGTGGCGAGGTGGTGATCGGGCGCACGGCCAATCCGGAGATGGACCTGTACAGCTCGGTCTGCGCGGTGCAGAACCTGTGGCTCGCTGCACGTGCGGAAAATCTCGGCGTCGGCTGGGTGAGCATCATCCACCACGACCATGTGCGCCGGGTACTCGGCATTCCGGAGCACATCGTGCCGGTGGCGTGGCTCTGCATCGGTTACGTGAGCTTTTTCCACGAAACGCCGGAGCTGGAGCAGGCCGGCTGGCTGCCGCGCCTTGCACTCGACGACCTGCTGCATCAGGAGCAATGGTAA
- a CDS encoding ABC transporter substrate-binding protein, producing MKQLILTMLLLLVAGAAGAGERIVSQSPYITNTLMYLGLGDRIVGVSRYDDLDRPKTGGVMDPDKKAIAALHPDYLFASDWTSEEVLRQVTPKGAECVVLHGFQNMNEVTENIRTICKTLGVEDGEAKAAAFDRRWREAAAQVDGLGRRALILSSCKGTPFSFGVKTYLHDLFATAGFNVVEDYPTIRHLRPGAPVATVADLVRRTKPEIIFVLKDDAHSCPVVIGTGNYQVVQLNGASFTSASPRLLSGIEELQRQFGEQHGRLK from the coding sequence ATGAAACAATTGATACTTACGATGCTGCTCCTGCTTGTTGCGGGGGCAGCCGGGGCGGGGGAGCGGATCGTCAGTCAGTCGCCGTATATCACCAACACCCTGATGTATCTCGGACTCGGTGACCGGATTGTCGGCGTCAGCCGGTATGACGATCTCGACAGGCCGAAAACCGGTGGTGTCATGGATCCCGACAAAAAAGCAATTGCTGCGCTTCATCCCGATTATCTGTTTGCTTCGGACTGGACGAGCGAGGAGGTGCTCAGGCAAGTGACACCAAAAGGCGCCGAGTGTGTCGTGCTGCATGGTTTCCAGAACATGAATGAGGTTACCGAAAACATCCGCACCATTTGTAAGACGCTCGGCGTCGAGGATGGCGAAGCGAAAGCTGCCGCATTCGACCGGCGGTGGCGCGAGGCTGCAGCTCAGGTCGATGGCCTTGGGCGTCGGGCGCTGATTCTTTCGAGTTGCAAAGGGACGCCTTTTTCTTTCGGCGTAAAGACTTATCTTCATGATCTTTTCGCCACGGCAGGTTTCAATGTCGTCGAGGATTATCCGACGATCCGTCACCTCAGGCCGGGTGCGCCGGTGGCAACCGTTGCCGATCTTGTGCGTCGAACAAAGCCAGAGATCATTTTTGTGCTCAAGGATGATGCCCATTCGTGCCCAGTCGTCATCGGTACCGGGAACTACCAGGTGGTGCAGTTGAACGGGGCCAGTTTCACCTCTGCTTCGCCGAGGCTCCTTTCGGGTATCGAGGAGTTGCAGCGACAATTCGGTGAACAGCATGGGAGGCTGAAATGA
- a CDS encoding TonB-dependent receptor plug domain-containing protein: MNKRSLAILMAAMLCNSGLRAEVASNNYVGQEVVVSATKTLNSVADAGGSSVTVITSKEIEESGQTSVEEVIKGQPGIDIASNGGPGSTTSIFLRGADAKYTLVLIDGVPINDPSDGTMAADISKITTDNIERIEIVRGPASMLYGSGASAGVINIITKKGSAKPSVYAGAEGGSYSTWKAYVGANGSTDLIDYSISASRTKTDGFSTTDERNKCINPDDNSFEKDGYENSTLSGNFGLKLNKHVTLETSLRYTDAEYEYDGPGTDVIGNKQESALFSGRVALKMNYQPLLSTLYYNVSDQNRRYFTIDGLSSTYDGYLYEIGWQGDYALADNNTVSVGINSREESMQNESFGMYASSLDKSMGTTGIFVEDQWRIGGLRLVQGIRYEDNQKFGSKTTWRVAPSYTFGSTTLKCSYATGFRAPSLYELYSPYGNETLSAETSEGWDAGFERKLADNLTIGSTWFRTDYDDRIAFDMSTWKYAQVEGKTKTYGLESFAEWRPSNVLFLSVNYTYTYTKDPEGESLNRRPRHKGGLAATWKASKKATLNTNLQWVGSRLDSGAKDDDCVVTNKLESYFLVNVSASYKMTDNVELYGRIDNLFDEYYEEAWRYATPGRSAYAGVKVTL, from the coding sequence ATGAACAAACGTTCGCTCGCCATTCTGATGGCGGCCATGCTCTGCAACTCCGGTCTTCGGGCTGAAGTGGCTTCAAACAACTATGTCGGTCAGGAGGTCGTCGTCTCGGCTACCAAAACGCTCAATTCTGTTGCCGATGCCGGCGGCAGTTCGGTGACGGTGATCACCTCCAAAGAGATCGAAGAGTCGGGTCAGACCAGCGTCGAAGAGGTCATCAAGGGCCAGCCGGGAATCGATATCGCATCCAATGGCGGTCCCGGTTCGACCACCAGCATTTTTCTCCGGGGCGCCGATGCCAAGTACACGCTTGTGCTGATCGACGGGGTGCCGATCAACGACCCTTCGGACGGCACGATGGCCGCAGATATCTCGAAAATCACCACCGACAATATCGAGCGCATTGAGATCGTTCGAGGCCCGGCAAGCATGCTGTATGGTTCAGGCGCTTCGGCCGGTGTCATCAACATCATCACGAAAAAAGGTAGCGCAAAGCCGTCGGTGTATGCCGGTGCTGAGGGCGGTTCCTACTCGACCTGGAAAGCGTACGTTGGCGCAAACGGCAGCACTGATCTGATCGATTACTCGATCAGCGCTTCGCGGACGAAAACGGACGGTTTTTCAACAACCGATGAGCGTAACAAATGCATCAATCCCGATGACAACAGCTTCGAGAAGGATGGATATGAGAACTCTACGCTGTCCGGCAATTTTGGCCTGAAACTCAACAAGCATGTGACGCTTGAGACCTCCCTCAGGTATACCGATGCGGAGTATGAGTACGATGGTCCCGGCACGGATGTCATCGGAAACAAGCAGGAATCCGCGTTGTTCAGTGGCCGGGTTGCGCTGAAAATGAATTATCAGCCGCTCTTGAGCACCCTTTACTACAATGTCAGCGACCAGAACAGGAGATATTTCACTATTGACGGGCTGAGCAGCACCTACGACGGTTATCTCTACGAGATCGGCTGGCAGGGCGACTACGCTCTTGCCGACAACAATACGGTCAGCGTGGGAATCAATTCCCGTGAAGAGAGCATGCAGAACGAGAGCTTCGGTATGTACGCTTCCAGCCTCGACAAGAGCATGGGCACGACCGGCATTTTCGTCGAGGATCAGTGGCGTATCGGCGGTTTGCGCCTGGTGCAGGGCATTCGCTACGAGGACAATCAGAAGTTCGGCAGCAAAACGACCTGGCGTGTCGCGCCTTCCTATACCTTTGGGAGCACCACTCTAAAATGCAGCTACGCCACCGGTTTCAGGGCGCCTTCACTCTACGAGCTTTACTCGCCCTACGGCAATGAAACACTCAGCGCCGAAACCAGCGAAGGGTGGGATGCCGGGTTCGAGCGGAAGCTTGCCGATAACCTCACGATTGGCAGTACCTGGTTCAGAACAGATTATGACGACCGCATTGCCTTTGACATGTCCACCTGGAAATACGCCCAGGTCGAAGGCAAGACCAAAACGTACGGTCTGGAGAGCTTTGCCGAGTGGCGTCCGTCAAATGTGCTGTTCTTATCCGTGAACTACACCTATACCTACACGAAAGATCCCGAGGGAGAAAGCCTTAACCGTCGCCCTCGTCACAAAGGCGGGCTTGCGGCAACATGGAAGGCCTCGAAAAAGGCGACCCTGAACACGAATCTCCAGTGGGTCGGATCACGTCTGGACTCTGGCGCCAAGGATGATGATTGCGTCGTGACCAACAAGCTCGAAAGCTATTTCCTTGTCAACGTTTCCGCCTCATACAAAATGACCGACAACGTCGAACTGTACGGCCGTATCGACAACCTCTTCGACGAGTACTACGAGGAAGCCTGGCGCTACGCAACGCCCGGCAGGTCGGCTTACGCTGGTGTGAAGGTGACGCTGTAA
- a CDS encoding Na/Pi cotransporter family protein — protein MESQSVLSNFLLFAGGLAVFLLGMKSLNAGLRKASSGKIAGWLSSITGNSLSALLSGAVATIAVQSSSMVMLTLIGLVQSQILTFTQSLGVVLGAEIGTTTMAQLIAFSPGELGLPMFAVGFFLSLVRRKRGVALFGEVLAGLGLLFFGLKLMGMAVAPLRTSEEFLSILTTLENPILCVLAGAIMTAIIQSSGAFIAIVITMAQQGTITLEIAVPLMFGANVGTCITAAIGSAGSMRAARRVFLAQLIFNLAYVVVFVIFLSPYLDLIRSISPSDAAGGLPRQIANAHTVSNVFMAIVFLPFLPLYGRFLTKILPDDPEEIGRIPAVWHLKDSALATPEVAVGLARQEIARMNKILGRMSRALPEPFLGTGNGRDIIYKHLPVSEGLLMREEKLDFLEKKVTAYLIHIMQEAVDEPLLRQAAALMALAKDLESAGDVVETLLEEFPSGGNGSQLTEEGKAEIERLHEQVCREIAAMNLAIAEMSFQRAAAVLKEGKAFQRMFLELGFTHMKRIKSRPESGKTHDLHMELLRALDVLHHQTMSMARTIIRMADGNAS, from the coding sequence ATGGAGTCACAATCCGTACTCTCCAATTTTCTCCTGTTCGCGGGAGGACTGGCGGTTTTCCTATTGGGCATGAAGTCGCTCAATGCGGGGCTTCGGAAAGCGTCGAGTGGCAAGATTGCGGGGTGGCTCTCCTCGATTACCGGGAACTCGCTTTCTGCGCTGCTTTCGGGCGCGGTGGCGACGATTGCCGTGCAGTCGAGCAGCATGGTAATGCTGACGCTGATCGGGCTTGTGCAGTCGCAGATTCTCACCTTTACGCAGTCGCTCGGCGTGGTGCTTGGCGCGGAGATCGGCACCACGACGATGGCGCAGCTCATCGCTTTTTCGCCGGGTGAACTCGGATTGCCGATGTTCGCTGTCGGTTTTTTCCTCTCGCTTGTCAGGCGGAAACGTGGCGTTGCCCTGTTCGGTGAGGTGCTTGCCGGGCTCGGTTTGCTCTTCTTCGGCCTCAAGCTGATGGGCATGGCGGTCGCGCCGCTTCGCACCAGCGAAGAGTTCCTCTCGATTCTGACCACGCTCGAAAATCCCATCCTCTGCGTGCTGGCCGGAGCGATCATGACCGCTATTATCCAGAGCAGCGGGGCGTTCATCGCGATCGTCATCACCATGGCCCAGCAGGGGACGATCACCCTTGAAATCGCCGTGCCGCTGATGTTCGGGGCCAATGTCGGCACCTGCATCACGGCGGCTATCGGCAGCGCCGGAAGCATGCGCGCAGCACGGCGGGTGTTCCTTGCGCAGCTCATTTTCAACCTGGCTTACGTCGTTGTTTTCGTCATTTTCCTGTCGCCCTATCTCGACCTGATCCGCTCGATTTCGCCGTCCGATGCTGCCGGAGGGCTGCCACGTCAGATCGCTAATGCCCATACCGTTTCCAACGTCTTCATGGCGATCGTGTTTCTGCCATTTCTGCCGCTGTACGGGCGTTTTCTCACCAAAATTTTGCCAGACGACCCGGAGGAGATCGGGCGCATTCCGGCCGTGTGGCATCTGAAAGACTCCGCGCTCGCCACGCCGGAGGTGGCTGTCGGGCTGGCCCGTCAGGAGATTGCGCGCATGAACAAGATTCTCGGGCGCATGTCGCGAGCGCTGCCCGAACCGTTCCTCGGCACCGGGAATGGTCGGGACATCATCTACAAGCATCTTCCGGTTTCTGAAGGCCTTTTGATGCGCGAGGAGAAACTCGATTTTCTGGAGAAGAAGGTGACCGCCTACCTGATCCACATCATGCAGGAGGCAGTCGATGAACCGCTTCTTCGGCAGGCGGCGGCTTTGATGGCGCTGGCCAAAGATCTCGAATCGGCTGGGGATGTGGTCGAGACCCTGCTTGAAGAGTTTCCGTCGGGAGGCAATGGCAGCCAGCTGACCGAGGAGGGCAAGGCGGAGATCGAGCGGCTGCACGAGCAGGTGTGCCGCGAGATTGCGGCCATGAATTTGGCGATTGCGGAGATGAGCTTCCAGCGAGCCGCGGCGGTGCTCAAAGAGGGCAAAGCGTTCCAGCGCATGTTCCTCGAACTCGGCTTTACGCACATGAAGCGCATCAAGAGTCGCCCCGAGTCGGGAAAAACGCACGACCTGCACATGGAGTTGCTTCGTGCGCTGGATGTGTTGCATCACCAGACGATGTCGATGGCCCGCACCATCATCCGGATGGCTGACGGCAATGCGTCCTGA
- a CDS encoding SRPBCC family protein → MSTHTKTWVQRLPVPIDEAWDFFSQPGNLARITPPEMMLKAEGGNAGMAIYEGMKLNFVLYPFMMIPVRWTTEIMTVSKPDFFADRQLAGPYEHWYHRHLFRQIEGGTEMTDIVEYALPLDLFGEVVEALIVGRRLDEVFEFRRRKVAEILGAMPPEKE, encoded by the coding sequence ATGAGTACGCATACAAAAACTTGGGTACAGCGGTTGCCTGTGCCGATAGATGAGGCGTGGGACTTTTTCTCACAACCGGGTAATCTTGCCCGAATCACTCCGCCCGAAATGATGCTGAAGGCCGAGGGCGGCAATGCGGGAATGGCAATCTATGAAGGCATGAAGCTGAACTTCGTGCTCTATCCCTTCATGATGATTCCCGTGCGGTGGACGACAGAGATTATGACAGTCTCGAAGCCCGATTTCTTTGCGGATCGGCAGCTTGCGGGGCCGTACGAGCACTGGTATCACCGCCACCTTTTTCGCCAAATCGAGGGCGGGACGGAGATGACCGACATCGTGGAGTATGCGCTGCCGCTCGATCTTTTCGGCGAGGTGGTCGAGGCGCTGATTGTGGGGCGGCGGCTCGACGAGGTGTTCGAGTTCCGGCGGCGCAAGGTGGCGGAGATTTTGGGGGCCATGCCTCCTGAAAAGGAGTAA
- a CDS encoding NUDIX hydrolase, with translation MPKATVGAIIHPSESERSTILLTRRNVNPFKDHWCLPGGHIDDYEPVEQAVVREVKEETNLDFAPETFVGWFEEIFPEYNFHAVALVFAGTGSGALQEQPEEVSEMAWFPLDEALSMQLAFTHNLVLQQYARLLTP, from the coding sequence ATGCCGAAAGCTACCGTCGGAGCCATCATTCACCCATCGGAAAGCGAGCGCTCGACTATCCTGCTCACCAGGCGTAACGTCAATCCGTTCAAGGATCATTGGTGCCTACCCGGCGGGCATATCGACGATTACGAACCTGTCGAACAGGCCGTAGTTCGGGAAGTGAAGGAGGAGACGAACCTCGACTTTGCGCCAGAAACGTTCGTCGGCTGGTTCGAGGAGATTTTTCCGGAGTACAACTTCCACGCCGTGGCGCTCGTTTTTGCCGGAACCGGATCGGGCGCGTTGCAAGAGCAGCCCGAAGAAGTATCCGAAATGGCGTGGTTCCCACTCGACGAAGCGCTCTCGATGCAACTTGCTTTCACCCATAACCTTGTCCTGCAACAGTATGCCCGCTTGCTCACGCCGTAA
- a CDS encoding cobalamin-binding protein: protein MPACSRRNLTPLFILLALCLQTLAGCSKPQSSDNAEKAVAEVPQRIVSLAPSLTEMLYAIGAGPQLVGRTSACDWPAEAEKVAVVGSFGRPSLEVLASMNPDLVLDVDLDDDQTAKKMAEMHIRREHIRCQDPEELPTALRKLGALTGHVRQADSLATVIEQGLAKYRKEADAKQHKTRIYLEIWNDPLWTGGRDSFVSRLIGYAGGQNIGDEVEKEYFQVSPEWVIKQNPDVIACMYMANEAPAAAALKQRPGWQGISAVRNDRVYDKFDNRLYLRPGPRILEGIAGMKKLIESNEE from the coding sequence ATGCCCGCTTGCTCACGCCGTAATCTAACTCCCCTTTTCATTCTCCTCGCGCTCTGTCTGCAAACGCTGGCGGGGTGCTCGAAACCGCAGAGCTCCGACAATGCAGAGAAAGCGGTGGCGGAAGTTCCGCAACGCATCGTCAGCCTCGCGCCGAGCCTCACCGAGATGCTCTACGCCATCGGCGCGGGGCCACAGCTCGTAGGCAGAACCAGCGCCTGCGACTGGCCCGCCGAAGCCGAAAAGGTGGCGGTGGTCGGTTCGTTCGGACGCCCGTCACTGGAGGTGCTCGCATCGATGAATCCCGACCTCGTGCTCGACGTCGATCTTGACGATGACCAGACGGCGAAAAAAATGGCCGAGATGCACATCCGTCGCGAGCACATCCGCTGCCAGGATCCCGAGGAGCTGCCCACCGCACTCCGCAAGCTCGGCGCGCTCACCGGCCACGTCCGGCAGGCAGACAGCCTCGCGACGGTGATCGAGCAAGGACTGGCGAAGTATCGCAAGGAGGCCGATGCGAAGCAGCACAAAACCCGCATCTACCTTGAAATCTGGAACGATCCGCTCTGGACAGGCGGTCGCGACAGCTTCGTGTCGCGGCTGATCGGTTACGCGGGCGGCCAGAACATCGGTGACGAGGTCGAGAAGGAGTACTTCCAGGTCTCACCGGAATGGGTCATCAAGCAGAATCCGGACGTGATCGCCTGCATGTACATGGCCAACGAAGCGCCTGCCGCTGCCGCTTTGAAGCAGCGTCCCGGCTGGCAGGGCATCAGCGCCGTGCGCAACGACCGGGTTTACGACAAGTTCGACAACCGCCTCTACCTGCGCCCCGGCCCGCGCATCCTCGAAGGCATCGCCGGAATGAAAAAGCTGATCGAGAGCAATGAAGAGTAA
- a CDS encoding cobyrinate a,c-diamide synthase, protein MKSNRGFLIAAPSSGSGKTTITLGLLRLFARRGMEVQPFKCGPDYLDTMLHAMAASTGEASKPGLNLDTFMASKEHVRSLFASHAASADISMVEGVMGLFDGAERSNGSSAEIATLLGLPVIMVIDGSKMAYSAAPILYGFKNFDPSVNVAGVIFNRVGSASHYSYLEAAAKDVGVEPLGYLPRNSAITIDERHLGLNTSAEYDREKLIDAMADHIEKTVNIERLLEVARIELPEVEPIRPVAKKSGKMIAVARDEAFNFIYHANIEALKQYGEVRFFSPLHDHELPEADLVYLAGGYPELHARALAANAEMRNAIAEWCRNGGATYAECGGLMYLGQTLTLADGATHPMCGVLDLDTTMQEARLTLGYRKVYPADANGVELRGHEFHYSRISRQGEIDTIAEIRNARDQEVPTSLFRVGNTIASYLHLYWGERDHLANWFF, encoded by the coding sequence ATGAAGAGTAATCGTGGCTTTCTCATCGCCGCCCCGTCGAGCGGCTCCGGCAAGACGACTATCACCCTCGGTCTGTTGCGGCTTTTCGCGCGGCGCGGCATGGAGGTGCAGCCCTTCAAGTGCGGGCCGGACTACCTCGACACGATGCTGCACGCGATGGCCGCTTCGACCGGAGAAGCCTCGAAACCGGGCCTCAATCTCGATACCTTCATGGCCTCGAAAGAGCACGTGCGTTCGCTCTTCGCCAGCCACGCGGCATCGGCAGACATCTCGATGGTCGAGGGGGTGATGGGGCTGTTTGACGGAGCCGAGCGCTCGAACGGCAGCAGCGCCGAGATCGCCACCTTGCTTGGCCTACCGGTCATCATGGTGATCGATGGTTCGAAGATGGCCTACTCGGCAGCGCCGATCCTGTACGGATTCAAGAACTTCGACCCGTCGGTCAACGTGGCGGGCGTGATCTTCAACCGCGTCGGCAGCGCGTCGCACTACAGCTACCTCGAAGCCGCCGCGAAGGACGTTGGCGTCGAACCGCTCGGCTACCTGCCGCGCAACAGCGCCATCACCATCGACGAGCGACACCTCGGCCTCAACACCTCGGCGGAGTACGACCGCGAAAAGCTCATCGATGCGATGGCCGACCACATCGAAAAAACGGTCAACATCGAGCGGTTGCTCGAAGTGGCGCGGATCGAACTGCCGGAAGTCGAACCGATCCGTCCGGTGGCGAAAAAGTCGGGCAAGATGATCGCCGTGGCGCGGGACGAAGCGTTCAACTTCATCTACCACGCCAACATCGAGGCGCTCAAGCAGTACGGCGAGGTGCGCTTCTTCAGCCCGCTGCACGACCACGAGCTACCCGAAGCCGACCTGGTTTACCTCGCCGGAGGCTACCCGGAGCTGCACGCGCGAGCGCTTGCCGCGAACGCCGAAATGCGCAATGCTATCGCTGAATGGTGCCGCAACGGAGGCGCGACCTACGCCGAATGCGGTGGTCTGATGTACCTCGGCCAGACGCTCACCCTCGCCGACGGGGCGACCCACCCGATGTGCGGCGTGCTCGACCTCGACACCACCATGCAGGAGGCCCGCCTCACGCTCGGCTACCGCAAGGTGTATCCGGCGGATGCGAACGGTGTGGAGCTGCGAGGCCACGAATTCCACTACTCCCGCATCTCGCGGCAAGGCGAAATCGACACCATCGCCGAAATCCGCAACGCCCGCGACCAAGAGGTTCCAACCAGCCTCTTCCGCGTCGGCAACACCATCGCCTCCTACCTGCACCTCTACTGGGGCGAACGCGACCATCTCGCTAACTGGTTTTTCTGA
- a CDS encoding class I SAM-dependent methyltransferase, translating to MSRHCSTEAEELRQHWDAKYHAAPFERLSWYQSVPQESLRLIEATGIARDAPVIDAGGGASLLAETLVNLGYADITIVDCSQKALDEARNRISSSASRVAWICADIRTFRSPKKFSLWHDRAVFHFMTGEDDRRRYLASLDACLDEDGVAIIGTFATNGPERCSGLTVQRYDAALVSSVFAPRFKLVSSSDVQHLTPSGSTQEFAWFTFRRTNR from the coding sequence ATGTCCAGACATTGTTCAACCGAAGCGGAAGAGCTGCGCCAGCACTGGGATGCAAAATATCACGCCGCGCCATTCGAGCGCCTGAGCTGGTATCAGAGCGTCCCGCAGGAGTCGCTGCGCCTGATTGAGGCGACGGGTATCGCCCGAGATGCGCCGGTTATCGACGCGGGCGGCGGCGCGTCGCTGCTTGCGGAAACGCTGGTGAATCTCGGCTATGCCGACATCACGATTGTGGATTGTTCCCAAAAAGCGCTCGATGAAGCTCGAAACCGGATAAGCTCGTCAGCTTCTCGCGTCGCCTGGATTTGTGCCGACATCCGCACGTTCCGCTCGCCAAAAAAATTCAGCCTGTGGCATGACCGGGCGGTGTTTCACTTCATGACAGGCGAGGATGACCGCCGCCGCTATCTGGCGAGCCTCGACGCCTGCCTCGACGAGGACGGCGTGGCGATCATCGGCACCTTCGCCACGAACGGCCCGGAACGGTGCAGCGGTCTCACGGTGCAACGCTACGATGCCGCACTGGTTTCGAGCGTTTTCGCGCCGCGCTTCAAACTTGTCTCATCAAGCGACGTTCAACATCTTACTCCTTCCGGCTCGACGCAGGAGTTCGCCTGGTTCACATTCCGGCGAACGAACCGCTGA